The genomic stretch GCTCGGTATACCTCTAACAACtatagattttattttctttaaacaaATATAGACTTACGCTAAAAGAAACGCTCTCATTCCTTTatcattttatttattgtttgaaTACTGATTTTACTGTAGTTGATTGACATTCGTGTAAGTGTCAGGTGTTTGTATTATTGGCTACCACTTTTGCTGAAGCATTCAGTTCGAACATGTTTCCCTTCCGCTTGAATTGTCGCCTCAAAAAAGTTAATGAAGTTCTGGTATTATCATTAGAATGCTCTTATTTTTGTTCCGAATATAACAGTTTTCGCTAAAGAGTTGTACTTGAGAGATTGAATCATGGTTAGGCTATTCAAGAGAATATTTTCAAAGCGATCCTAGATGTTTGCTATTGAAGGGGTTATAAAATTGAGCTACTATTTTCTTAGATCAACGATTCAGCTGCGATGGAAAATTTCGCAGCTCCTCGATTAGGGAATATTTTACTACACGTTCAAAAAACCTGTATCGTTCTCGTGATTTTTTCCTCCGAATTTCTAGCCGAAATTGGATGATAGAACACCTTTTTTTACGCGCTTGTTACTTTTTAATgttatattgttttatttttgtttcagtatCTCTAAACTAGCACTTCAAATTGAACAGAATTAAAACTGTTAGAAAAATAGTTTACAAAACTATTATATTATCACAACATTTGTTCCGACTCAGTAGGAGAAATAGGCGACAGTTCCATCGCGTCAAGAAGAGGCGTCTTTTCCTCGTTTCCGCTACCGAAGCCCCCGTCACTTCCTACGTTATCGTCCAAGTATTTGCGAGCTTCAGTCGCACTGCTGCAACTCGATCTTCGTTGTTGTATTGGCGATTTTAGCAAGGACTCCGTAACGCTGCTACTATCCTGATCACTGGTATCATCCGTAGACGAATTGTCCAGCTTCCGTGCGTTCAGCTCAGTTCGATCGTTCGACGAGTAGCTTTTAGTGGAACTGTTCGATATACTACTCGTAGTTGGTCTTTTGTCCTCTTCGGAGAAATCGTCCAACGATATGCTATCCAGTATAGTACTGTGTTTAAATTTCGCCAAGCTGAACAGCTGTTGTCGATCCGCACGTGACCGTCTGGGGTGTGTTGCGATAGGTTCCGGAGTCAAGATGAAGCGTTCGGTTTCTGTTTGCGTCGCCGACGGAGATATTGTTGAAAGTTCGTTGGTTGAGTTTCCGTGGCTAAGCAATCGTTCTATCTCATGTGGGGCCGGTAATGACGGGGACAGATTGAAGGAAGTTTCGAATAGACATTCGTTCGATTTGATCATTTTGGTTCGCCACTGGCAGGTTTTTTCTCGAGCTGCGGTTATGCTCTGAAGATTCTGGAACGAAGCATTTTTCTTCTTCGTTAGCAGATGATTGTATTGCGCGGGACTCACTAGTTGCTTGGGCGACGTAGGAGTCAGCATCGGTGGTAATGACAGCTGATGATGTAATTGACTGGATGATTGGTGACGTGATTTAGTTTGTTGTTGCTGCCGTTGCTGGCTGACGCGACTGCTAATACTAGAGCACGTGGTATCGATAGGCATGAATGCAGAGTCGATGCGTCTTTCTTCTTCGAATGAACGAAAAATTTTCTGACTGCTGTTTTTAATAGATTTATTGGCCATACGAGATGAATAGGACATGTCTTCAAACGAAGACACCCTGTACTTTTGTGAGAATACTTCGGTTGTGGCACATTTACGGAGTGGTGAAGAAGTGTAACACAGTGAGGCGTTCGTGGTCGACGATGAATGATTGTTAATAACAAGTTTTGGAGGTTCCAAGTAGCGAGCCGAATGGTTCGGGGAAATATCACGGGAAGAGGATGAACCGGGTTGAGTTTCTTTAAGCGAATTGCTGGCGTGTAGATCGTGACAAGGGGACGAACCGGTCGAATCTATATATTTGAGGCCTGCCATGGTAGTCGCTAGCGTATCGGTACCGCCTTCCGCTAGCAAATCTTCAACTCCCTCGTCGATCGGTGAGTTCATCGATGCAAAGCTACTGAGTTTAAAGCTGGACGCCCGAGACGACTCGCCGTCGGTCATCGAACCAAAGGCGGAGTCTTGCGAAGGATTGCTGAGCCCAAGAATCATTCCCCGGCGGCTGTATTCCATGCGACGGGACTTCAGATTTTTGTACGCCGATGATGGATTCAACTGCTGCGGCTGTATCGAGCCAGTGGACGACGACGTCGCACCCTCGGACTCGATCGAATCTATACGAATGATTGTATTACTATTGCTGTTATCGTCCGAGTGAACGCTATTGTCACAGTAATGTATCGGCGAGCTGAGTGGATCGTAATGGGCGGGTTCGTCGATACGGGCTGACGCTATAACTATTTCATCTAACAGATCTTCGGAATCACTACTAGACAGATCGGAGGATTCTACGTCACTATGGTTATAATGTTGTTGAATTTTTCATTAATTGCAACAAACGATGAACCAGATAAAAGAAAAGAGACAAGAAAAACACAACATAAGCTGATATCATTTCActcagcgatgagcactctcaTCGATAGGAAGTCGAAATGTAGTTGATGAAGCTATTTTTTTTGAGATGTTAACTGTGATGATTTGCTATGTGACAACCATTGTTTAAGTGAAGTGCTACTCTATGTtcgtcttaaaacaaaaagtTCGAAGAAAATAACATAGATTTAtaaagcattgcagttttgatgcATGGGATGACTGTGCTTGTGATAACGGCTAAATCACTACAAATATGCTATGACTAAATAGTTGTAGCAACAAATATCTGACACTATTCCATGAAACAGAGTACAAATATCATATGTTAGGCATGGCAATGGCATTATAATCAAATCACTACTAACGAAGCAATAGATTGTTAACAAATCTCCAGTGGCGATTCACTAACATGTTCTACCTGTTCATGCAGCTGGTAACGCGTCTGTTCAATGCAACGCACACATATTGTCACACAAAAATTATTGGCTTAAACATGTGTCGCTTTTTCAAACTTTCAATGTTCTTTTTCAGTGAGAATCTTCCATTAAAATCACATGGGACTGTTAAGaatttatgggcagtatagttCTCCCAATTTCGTATGTGTTCTAccaaattttttaatattagcCTTGAAATTTAAAACATTTCCTGTTTACGTTCAACAGTATTGTggattatttattttcattttttttttatcagttgCTTCTGTTATTTGGTTGTTTTAATATACAAAAAAgttactttattttttttttcatttctttcgtATACAGTTGTAATGTTTTGTTTatatgttgttttttatttgaaaaaaaaaatcgctattTGCCACTTGAAGTATTATTTTActtttccagcaatgattttaaaatatgtaAATATTTATCTGACCATTGTTGATTAGAATGAAACTTAGCTTATTGAATATTTGCGGCGGGTGGTGGAATTCTTTTCAACAAGTAAATTATGTGATATCATATTTATGAATCTATGGTTCATAGAATTCATGGCAGAGAATCAGTAATCTTGAAAACGGATTTAGAAAGTTGATAGCCatgtgaaaaattcatcctgtactttttaccaaaagttttataACAACTTTAAGTTTCCATAACATGAACGaagaaaaactcaattttttccTCAACTGCGCCGTCGTGAAAAATCCAAGCCAGTCCTAAATATGAATCACTAAACAGTTGGGAATTGACCTCTCGACTGTTTCTCGTTTCAAGACATCGTTCGAGGCGATCCAGACGCAGCGGAAGGAGAGCAAGGACGACTGCAAGGTTGGCGAGGAATAACTTCAAGCGTAATCCGAACCTTTCGATTCAGTACGTGGCCAAAAAGGTTTAATTTTCCGTCTGATTGGATTTTCCgtttggattggattaagaTTCGGATTGTATTggcattggatttggattagatttggattagatttggattggatttggattatatttggattagatttaggttggattggatttggattggatttggattggatttggattggttttggattggatttggattggattcggattggatttggattgaatttggattgaatttggatggatttggattggatttggattgcatttggattggatttggattggatttggattggatttggattggatttggattggatttggattggatttggattggatttggattggatttggattggatttggattggatttggattggatttggattggatttggattggatttggattggatttggattggatttggattggatttggattggatttggattggatttggattggatttggattggatttggattggatttggattggatttggattggatttgcattggatttggattggattcggaatggatttggattggatttggattggatttgaattggatttggattggatttggattggatttggattggatttggattggatttggattgaatttggattggatttgggttggatttggattggaattggattggatttggattggatttgaattggatttggattggattggatttggattggatttggattggatttggattggatttggattggatttggattggatttggattggatttggattggatttggattggatttggattggattggatttggattggatttggattggatttggattggatttggattggattcggaatggattcggattggatttggattggatttggattggatttggattggatttggattggatttggattggatttggattggattggatttggattggatttggattggatttggattggatttggattggatttggattggattcgggatggattcggattggatttggattgcatttggattggatttggattggatttggattggatttggattggatttggattggatttggattggatttggattggatttggattggatttggattggatttggattggatttggattggatttggattggatttggattggatttggattggatttggattggatttggattggatttggattggatttggattggatttggattggatttggatggatttggattggatttggattggatttggattggatttggattggctttggattggatttggattggatttggattggatttggattggatttggattggatttggattggatttggattggatttggattggatttggattggatttggatggatttggattggatttggattggatttggattggatttggattggatttggattggatttggattggatttggattggatttggattggatttggattggatttggattggatttggattggatttgaattggatttgaattggattggatttggattggatttgaattggatttggattggatttggattggatttggattggatttggattggatttggattggatttggattggatttggattggatttggattggatttggattggatttggattggatttggattggatttggattggatttggattggatttggattggatttggattggatttggattggatttggattggatttgaattggattggatttggattggatttgaattggatttggattggatttggattggatttggattggatttggattggatttggattggatttggattggatttggattggatttggattggatttggattggatttggattggatttggattggatttggattggatttggattggatttggattggatttggattggatttggattggatttggattggatttggattggatttggattgcatttggattggattcggattgcatttggattggattcggattggatttggattgcatttagattggatttcaattggatttggaatgaatttggattggaattagATTTAGAATGGACTTGtaatggattttgattggattttgaATGGTTTTGGAGTGGATTTGGGTTCCTCGAATGCGATCTATATTGATCACATATTTTTATGtgttgaaaaatctaaaatctaacaaaaaatattgacttTAATCATTTCACCAAATCCACAATTTTGTGTGATTCTCGGGAAAATACATTCCCATCCTTTTTTAACCGAGATTAAATCGAAACAGCACAGtacaatttttcataaaaatgttgaaattaaaaatttcttgGAAACTTTAAATTCGAGAAAAAGTTTTCTTGTATTTCGCCATCCTCgactttttactaaaaatttataATAGTTTTtaggagaaaaaaatgtttatttttctattcaaaatattttaaacaaaactttCAAAATCAACTAAATCAATATTATtgctttaatatttattttcctGGATATTGATTTCTTTCCTTTTGTTGCTCTCCTTAGCGCTTTTTTGTTATCATCGTAgtttattatttcaattttgtttaaattctaagcttgattttattaaaattagtttttggtTTTCGATATTTAAATTTATCTACCTTTACCGTTGGACTTATTTTAATGAAAGCGCTTTttgatttattaaaattttctcttagtttatttgttcatttttgaattgttattttatactttccgtatttttatttttgtcagtAGATCACCCGCTTTTTGTTATATGTGACTCCTGCATttacttttgtttatttttaatttgttgttccgAATTTGTTTCTTTGCCGTTGCTTTGAACATGATAAGTGATACTTGTTATGTTATCAATCGTATATCACTGttgtttgaaaattgaaatatgcATATAAAATTTAATGTGAATGCCATCATagcaattaaattttatttatcattatattttatgatttttttagcaATATTTTCACGATTTTCATAATATGTACTTTTTTGTGCTCTTTTCATTACAATAccaaagttaaaaaaatgtaaagcCTTAGttgctacattccaattcggaacatgaccttctgtttatttatagtacacagacttcgcagccaactgtttagtgtacaggacacaattcctactgacactaaaagtttctcccgagctgagactcgaatctacggcgactggcttgtttgatcaacatcgtacctcgagaccaactgggagataCCAAAGTTACGCAAAGTTAAAAAAGGCGTATTTATTCTAGTCACAACTTGATTTCATGACCACTGAACAGGATAATTTTACTACAGTAAGTCGCCACTGCAAATTGTAGTACTgaagtgaaaataaattatttacacGATGTTTTTATTCACTATTTTGTAAGTTCGATGTTTTCTTGTAGTTGTATTGTTTTCAACCGAAAATGTGACTGTGTAATGTTAGTcgaatatttcaaacaattaAAAGCTGGCTTTTGTTAAACCGTCTCCGTTGAATCTTCAAAACCTTCTTTCGAGAAACAGAGAATAGGCAGTACGAAATTGGTTCAGTTCAAATTCATTCTACTTTTTCAATCAAATATGTAGCCTACACGTTTGAGAAACAAAACTAGCGTACGGAACAGTAAAACCGATCTGGTTTTTAATTTCTTACCGAAAGTTACACTCATGTACATTAACATGCATATATTTATTAGATTTAAGATAATAGCCGATGTAGTTTAAGTATATCAAACGaactgaatttttgttttatttttcaatgagaTGTTTGGAGTTTATTGTTCACGCCAATCGAAAATCGAATGTGTCATAGTACGCTTGATGGTAGTTGCTGGGAAATATTAACCAAAACATAGAAAGAACGATTAGAACCACGATTATGGAACGATCACAATGATCTATCAAACACGCATGCAAATTAAGGGAAGGTCCCCTTGATGGGAAGGAATGGGGAAACACTATATTTACAATTTTATGTATCGTTGTTTTTGTAGATGAGGCAAAGGAAGGCGATGACGTAAAAGTTGTTCGAAGTTGTCTTCATCAAATGAATGTTATAcatttcgcatttttttttagtttagttgAATGATTATGGTTCTTCCTAAAACTATGGAGCTAAGTAGGATTATAAATAATTTCTTTTTCTTAAAGTATGTGACTTTCGATACCTGTATCGAATTCATAAAACGATTGATGGTAATTACATTCCGCTCAGTTCGAATGAATAACAtcgaagttttgaaaaaattatacatccAATTGATTTAGAAATTTGACAAAGATTTGGATTCCGtcgtcattttttttaactgtttAATTTTGCCATCAATGGcgtcaaaaaataaacatgCAAATATGCAAAACAGTTGTACGATACGGTAAAACATGCTAGTACTGATTATTTTCATATTATAATTTGCTTCTGGTTAATTATAGTGCagcaacacaaaaaaaatatttcataataccaacaaataattaatcaaattgctactacaatatttttcaacatataCGCATGTGCCATATAACATGACAATCGATACATAACAAAATCTAATTCAATTGGCTGAATGATATAACTACGCGTTATGGGCCCGAAAGCTATCGCATAAGCAAACGCAACGAAAAATAGAAAGAGTGAAAATCGGTTTCGATATTGTGAAACAAATTTGCTACTTACTTTTCCTcacgtctgttttttttttatgaacccTAACAATACTCTTagtattcttttttttctattaaaaaaaattcctaAGCTTCGTATGCTGGTTTTATTAAAAGTTTTATATGCATTGACGAGGAACCCTAACAAGCACTggccgaaaattttaaaagcaATTTGACTTTTATTGGTATTATCTACCTAAtttggaattttatttatttgcattttgcagtttttttttaaataattacaaACAAGTAATTCGAAATTCGTTTAGTTGAACGATACCGATACGTAAACCTAAACAAAACTAGTTATTGTTTTGCtcaattttagttttttctgaaaaataacataagCCTTTCTAAGTAATTTATTTCCACATTTCAATCAACCAGATAACTTTTTTCCGAAAAGTTCCGTTAGAAATTCATTTCCTACAAGTTTCACAAGTTTTGGTTCGTTTTTCTATGAACATTCTTCGTGGATTTACAGTGGATTTACAGAACAATAATAAActatctattatttttttttccaaacaaaGAAAGATTGTGAAACGGttcattctgcaaaaaaaaaaaaacaatctggCACTTGTCTTACAATTAAAAGCAACTAAAAGAATACTTTCATTCAAAATAACGATTAATCTTTATATTGATCCAAAGAATTGAGAAATGTCGAACCGATTGTGCACTGATTGTAAGAGCAAGAGCACTAGTGGCTAAATTGAGGTTATTAAAGTTAGTTTGGCTACCTGCACCTAACCTCGTTTAACAGTGAGTTCATACATTTGGCAACACAGTAGCAACGAGTCTACACGTTGCTATTGGATCAAATGTCAATCTGTTGTTTTGTTTGTGTACGCAACCCCAATAGCTATCGACGTTGTGAAATCAACAGCCTGAATAGATACTttccggtgcgcttgctcttagaAGTTTCTATCGAAAATTTACGTCCACACTACTTTAGCCTATCAATGTTACTCAATAAATTATGTTTGCATGGACTTTACTGCTATATGTTTTTACTGTAATCACTCTTTACTTAGTATTCAACGAAGCTTATTATTATGCAGAAAAGTTACACTTCTCATTAAAAGCCTCGGGCGAACAACTGTAGATTGCATTGGATAATCTCGCTATCGGCAGATCGATTTAAAATATGGCCCTTCGTGTTGCAGGACACAATTTAGCTTGCTACGAAGCTTTCTGCTTACTGTTTGgggaactgtttttttttttcaacaatcgCAAGCGATCCGAAGATTCGGCATCGTCATCATTGGCGAACATTGGCATAACATCAGTTGATGAAGACATGGTTTTGTTTGTGAAATGAAGAAGAAATGTAGAAACAGAAAGTCAGTATGTGGGAAGAAAAGCTCTCTAAGGGAGTTGGTATTCTAACTGtggaattgtttttaaaatacgtTGTTTTTTAGAACTTTAACAAAGCAAATGTTATCTTTTCGTAAGCTGATGAAATACGAATTAGAATCAGCGAAGGGAACAGAGGAAAAAAACATAGAACGAAAAAATATCAGTACGCGGTCGTTTTTTGTGGGTGGTGCGGGGGTGTAGTCATAAAAGTCTTATTGTTCGTATTGCGGCGTGCTTCGCACATGTGTAAGCGAAAAAAGTGGTTGATGTTTCAATTAAAGTTACACACCCAGTTTTCCGCTCACGTGGGGTAGACGGTGGTGTACACGGCGAGCTGCCTTCGCTATAAGATCCGCTTAGTATCGCACCCTGTCGTCTTCGTACGGCGTTCAGCAGACTCATCGTCGAGCGACTCAAGCCATGTTTAAAGGACTGCATtaaatttgcgaaaaaaaacgTATTAGTAGTACTTTAAGCTGATGATACTTTTAAAAATCCAACATCCACATAAACAAATGATTAGAATACATATACAAACGAACTTACAGGCACACAAGTTCCTCGCAGTTCTCTTAAATCGATATTGCGGAATATATCACAAAGGACCAGTTCTTCAACTGTCGGATATCGACCATCCGGTGATTCGAATATCATCTGCAAAACATCGGCAACCTGTGGagggcatcgaaaaaaaaaacaaacatagcATAAGATAACAAACAAGGGATGTGAGGTGCGAAAAAGCGGCAAATCAAAATGTCGCAATCCATTATTCAAGCTCCGCAGATTGCTTCCACGTTGTTGTGCCCACGGTTTTGCGGCTACGCTGGCAAGAAGCGTGCAAAAATGATTGCTGTTATCTGTCGGCTTTGTTGGATGCGACAAGTAGCACTCAGTCAATGCTGACACCGATAATAGCGAACTGAGGTCAAgctaaaatagatttttatcaTATTGTTCCGTGAGTGAATAATGGATCTATTCAGAGTTCATCAGTTGAAACGGTAACGGTTGCACTTATAAAATTAATTCCAACTTCGCCAACAATTCTAGAGTATCCTCATCAATATTTATTACTGGAATGAAATGTATAAGTGCATGTTGTTGACCATTTTTCtactaaaaaaaacttcaaataaaACTTGGTTCAACAACCTGTGGGTAGCGTTCGAGATCCAGCTGATAGTGGCCCGGCGTTGGCTGCGGCGAGGATAGTTCATAGCCAGCACACATCTCGAACAGCAAGTGGCCGAAGCAGATGACGTCGATGTTGTCGATGTCCGGTGCGGTATGCGCCCATACCACTGCGTTGACCCGGGAGTTTAGCCCGAGCAGACCGTTCTCCAGACCGGATAAtctataatatataatatataatatatatctataataatagataatatataataaaaattatgaaattagACAATTGGTGGTGAGCACAACTGAAATATCATCGAACTCAGTATATAAATTCGACAAAAAATTTACGTAAATTTGATTGCATCACCATTTATTGAACAAAAGATTCTTAGGACAATTATTCGCGCAAAAGAAAGTCCTTAAAAACTAGGTCTCAAATTCAGCAAAAAGTTAtgtcaaaagttgtgaaaaagatcacaaattaagttgaaaattaaaatttatgagGCAAATTCGGCAAAAACGATTGAATAAGTTAAAACGATAAAATAATGGGATCGTTTTCCCGAATAAAGCTCAAAAGTTCAAATTCACCGTAAAGTGTGTGTAAGGGCATAAGTCGAAAAACTCGCTCCTGGAGGGGAGGAAAAAATCAACTCAAACGACAATTCCAAAATAATTCCTTTATGCTTGCTTTTTGGTATGTGTATGAGGAACAATGTGAACTTTATcatttgacaaaaaagtttactggcaaaaaaaaatcacagggtAATGTTTTACAGAACTTGTGTTCCACGTTAtgtacaatgtttttttttataaagaatTTACCAGAAAAGTGACTTTGAGCAAAGTTTCGATTTTGATTCACAACTTTAGTCAttgtactttttttcatttgtttttattatgaaGGCTCACGATTACTTTATAGCTAGGGCAGGTAtgtattagggtttgcaatcccgggaacgatttcccgggaaatgccacttcccgggattcccggatcccgggaacagaaatattgattcccgggattcccgagttccttGGAAAATTCCGCAAGATTTACTATATTTTTCTATGCAACAGTGCAATAAAACTACATACCCTATCAAACACGAAACTGACGTCGTCAAACTGTATAGCAGCTCTAAAGTGGGCATTACATAAAGCatatatttgcttgaaacgacggTCAAAATTTGTTCGCCTTGTAGTTATAAATAATTTGATtcaattatttgtcaaaaatatttgctgtctttttcagtaaacgaaaaatcaGGCCATTATCTGATTTATCCAACATCGTTGAATTTTTTAATTGGCAAATTCTTACGCGGAATCCTGAGGAAATATTTACTATGGTGCAATAGGATAACATATCGTCGGTTCTGTGCAACACTGGCATAATttaaaaatcatagtttcgagaaaaacgcgattGATAGCTAGCGTCGAaaattaagtttttaattttcaagaaaacttgaCAGTTTAATGTTTCCAATCCTCATTTTACGTTTTTGagtctattatgcacatttaATGAGCACGTTGTATAAGATTTGTATCACAAGAAGTGCCTGCTCATTGACACGTTACTGATTTTATTGTACATTCATATACCTACCTTtagatttctgaaaatttctgatTTTGTACAAATACTCGTCATCTACGGAAAttattacttttctcatttcattcaaagaaaacggTAGCGGAAGCGCATCGACAGTTAAGGAAAGCTTACCGAGATACTGCTCTAAATGAAACAACTTGAGCAATTTCGCGGAAAAAGTGTCAATTTCAATATTGAAGGATTTCGTACCAACTCGACCAGATGTTGGCAGCATCCTCTCAGGATTCAATGAAACCTTGTGGGTGTTTTCACTACCCTTACTAAGCCTTACTACCCTAAGCAATTCTGCATATTTTctgtactaacatttgaaagcggttgaaattattttaataaatcgaTATACCCGAATAATGACAAGAGATAGAGCAAAGTTGTCAAGGAATGACTTCTAGGAAATTGtctgaaattttttataaaactatttaaaaagttGAATCTGAAATCCTACACCGGAatttggtttttgtttttgacgtagaacgtCTCTCAAAAAGCTCGACTACATAAGGGTGTAAAAGAAAACACTAAAAATGGAAAAgggaaaaatatgaaatatatcaattttaaatgctaataagtcggttagttttcTATGAAtatccttcattcttgcagcattCGATTTGAAATGCATTCAtgcatccgcccaaatgcacaaaaattgtaatttgttcATTCAAACTAtaatactattaaaattgttgttACTTGAAACGTAGATTTCGACATTTGATTagtcgcttaatgcttgcttttcCTTGCACGGACGAGAGGATTATATACCAAATAAACTGAGAATGTACTTTTTGGATTATACAACAGTCTGTCTCTGCTCAAATCAATCGTTTTACTAATAGATGGCGACTAGGACAATTAAGAAACAGTAGGTACCAGCAGCGGTAATGGCACTAGCATCAGTGGTAGGTGCAGGGGCCCTTCTTCTATTGAAAACCCGTTTTGTGCGGTAGCGATAGCATCAATAGTAGATAC from Wyeomyia smithii strain HCP4-BCI-WySm-NY-G18 chromosome 3, ASM2978416v1, whole genome shotgun sequence encodes the following:
- the LOC129730492 gene encoding uncharacterized protein LOC129730492 isoform X2, which gives rise to MLDKKMQNTTNKLHQSSQSQQVRSERQAVKRRQAHQQVVRPLESATAAAISGKTATATVGKETTAHPAVFDSSTDRLSQLSNVGQAVPVLLTDLPPLPPGKLTSEVNQTVADTKSQPVATVVTTISATTTTTTTTNPSIGQPVPFSLYKTINTVIKSGRKIIIRVCEVTNVKTKLKMFNLYSTMHKRNGAEDKDTREMGTTGHDRFCQERPSRSSYRRKRRKMRRAQSAAEFSEPRTEIPTAAVSKRMLFRGRSVSSDQDNNSESEHSERSPLVSAKLDSLAKLLFSRSIHQDGTSAASKDNDSPTRNSVRYQYTALDNGIGAPDRNPRERAARDRAFAACQDWLQNTGGRYESIAHLDDIGNRPNKHWFLLNDCTVRTDRLMTLLPLPSDCIALEELPPSECPQGVLMELLGSLQHPYIYPVLDLGFFPTDTHHYACLVMPFNPRGSLKDLIYKSQWNEPWSRKYTRKSTCLPLSQVQRLGRQILEALLFLKERGIPSHGHLHSGNVILQNGVARLSGLENGLLGLNSRVNAVVWAHTAPDIDNIDVICFGHLLFEMCAGYELSSPQPTPGHYQLDLERYPQVADVLQMIFESPDGRYPTVEELVLCDIFRNIDLRELRGTCVPSFKHGLSRSTMSLLNAVRRRQGAILSGSYSEGSSPCTPPSTPRERKTGDVESSDLSSSDSEDLLDEIVIASARIDEPAHYDPLSSPIHYCDNSVHSDDNSNSNTIIRIDSIESEGATSSSTGSIQPQQLNPSSAYKNLKSRRMEYSRRGMILGLSNPSQDSAFGSMTDGESSRASSFKLSSFASMNSPIDEGVEDLLAEGGTDTLATTMAGLKYIDSTGSSPCHDLHASNSLKETQPGSSSSRDISPNHSARYLEPPKLVINNHSSSTTNASLCYTSSPLRKCATTEVFSQKYRVSSFEDMSYSSRMANKSIKNSSQKIFRSFEEERRIDSAFMPIDTTCSSISSRVSQQRQQQQTKSRHQSSSQLHHQLSLPPMLTPTSPKQLVSPAQYNHLLTKKKNASFQNLQSITAAREKTCQWRTKMIKSNECLFETSFNLSPSLPAPHEIERLLSHGNSTNELSTISPSATQTETERFILTPEPIATHPRRSRADRQQLFSLAKFKHSTILDSISLDDFSEEDKRPTTSSISNSSTKSYSSNDRTELNARKLDNSSTDDTSDQDSSSVTESLLKSPIQQRRSSCSSATEARKYLDDNVGSDGGFGSGNEEKTPLLDAMELSPISPTESEQML